The Thermoanaerobacterium sp. PSU-2 genome window below encodes:
- the rpsS gene encoding 30S ribosomal protein S19 produces the protein MSRSLKKGPYVDEKLLKKIEEMNKKNEKKVLKTWSRSSTIFPQMVGHTIAVHDGRKHVPIYITEDMVGHKLGEFAPTRTFHGHADTEKSSKVQ, from the coding sequence TTGAGTAGATCCTTAAAAAAAGGCCCTTATGTTGATGAAAAACTCTTGAAAAAGATAGAAGAAATGAATAAGAAGAATGAAAAAAAGGTTTTGAAGACATGGTCAAGGAGTTCCACTATATTCCCACAGATGGTTGGTCATACTATAGCAGTACACGATGGTAGAAAGCATGTACCTATCTATATAACAGAGGATATGGTCGGTCACAAGTTAGGGGAATTTGCTCCAACACGTACGTTCCACGGCCATGCAGATACTGAAAAGTCTTCAAAAGTACAATAG
- the rplB gene encoding 50S ribosomal protein L2: MGIKKYNPTSPGRRQMTVLTFEEITKDKPEKSLTVSLNKTGGRNVYGRITVRHRGGGHKRKYRIIDFKRDKDGVPGKVASIEYDPNRSAFIALIHYLDGEKRYIIAPYGLKVGDIVESGENVDIKVGNALPLSRIPVGTFIHNIELVAGKGGQLVRAAGAMAQLIAKEGDYVQVRMPSSEVRRIRSNCRATIGQVSNLDHENVTIGKAGRSRWLGIRPTVRGSVMNPVDHPHGGGEGKAPIGHPGPMTPWGKPALGYKTRKKNKSTNKMIVKSRKA; this comes from the coding sequence ATGGGTATAAAAAAATACAATCCTACATCACCTGGTAGGAGACAAATGACTGTATTGACATTTGAAGAAATTACAAAAGACAAACCAGAAAAGTCGTTGACAGTCAGTCTCAACAAAACAGGTGGACGCAATGTATACGGCAGGATAACTGTGCGCCATCGTGGCGGCGGTCACAAAAGAAAATACAGGATCATTGATTTTAAAAGAGATAAAGATGGTGTACCAGGAAAAGTAGCTTCTATAGAGTACGATCCAAACAGATCAGCATTTATTGCTCTTATCCACTATCTTGATGGTGAAAAAAGATATATTATAGCACCATATGGCTTAAAAGTTGGTGACATAGTAGAATCTGGTGAAAATGTTGATATTAAAGTAGGTAATGCGCTTCCACTAAGCCGTATTCCGGTTGGTACGTTTATTCACAATATTGAGTTAGTAGCTGGTAAAGGTGGACAGTTGGTCAGAGCAGCTGGTGCTATGGCTCAATTGATAGCAAAAGAAGGAGATTATGTGCAGGTAAGAATGCCGTCTTCAGAAGTAAGGCGCATCAGATCCAATTGTAGAGCTACAATCGGACAAGTATCTAATTTAGATCATGAGAATGTAACGATTGGTAAAGCTGGTAGGTCAAGATGGTTAGGTATAAGGCCTACAGTTAGAGGTTCAGTAATGAATCCTGTTGATCATCCACATGGCGGTGGTGAAGGTAAGGCACCTATAGGACATCCGGGACCAATGACTCCATGGGGCAAACCTGCTCTTGGATATAAGACACGTAAGAAAAACAAGTCTACTAATAAAATGATAGTAAAAAGTCGCAAAGCTTAG